One window from the genome of Kineococcus mangrovi encodes:
- a CDS encoding bifunctional riboflavin kinase/FAD synthetase, with protein MQRWEDLSDVEPAFGRSVVTIGNFDGVHRGHAAVLGRVVDLARARGLGSVAVTFDPHPLQVLDPDRAPGLLTGLDHRLDLLERTGLDAVLVMRFTRELAAWSPERFVEDVFVGALRAQVVVVGHDVRFGRANSGDLAAMRELGRRHGFEVVVLDDLGDPGTGEHRVSSTAVRQALAAGEAERAAQMLGHPHRITSTVVHGDHRGRELGYPTANLDTDAAVGLVPADGVYAGWLTRPSGARLAAAVSIGTNPTFDGVRRQVEAYCLPGQPGAGPDDVLDLYGERVDLDVVAHLRPTLRFEGVGPLVEQMERDVARCRALLLG; from the coding sequence CGGTCACGCCGCCGTCCTGGGCCGGGTCGTCGACCTCGCCCGCGCTCGCGGGCTGGGCTCGGTCGCCGTGACCTTCGACCCGCACCCCCTGCAGGTCCTCGACCCCGACCGCGCCCCCGGGCTGCTGACGGGGCTGGACCACCGCCTCGACCTGCTGGAGCGCACGGGCCTGGACGCGGTCCTCGTCATGCGGTTCACGCGGGAGCTGGCCGCCTGGAGCCCGGAGCGCTTCGTCGAGGACGTCTTCGTCGGCGCGCTGCGCGCCCAGGTCGTGGTCGTGGGCCACGACGTGCGGTTCGGCCGCGCGAACTCCGGGGACCTGGCCGCGATGCGGGAGCTGGGGCGCCGGCACGGCTTCGAGGTGGTCGTCCTCGACGACCTGGGGGACCCGGGGACGGGGGAGCACCGGGTGAGCTCGACGGCCGTCCGGCAGGCCCTGGCCGCCGGGGAGGCCGAGCGCGCCGCGCAGATGCTGGGCCACCCGCACCGCATCACCTCCACCGTCGTGCACGGCGACCACCGCGGCCGCGAGCTGGGGTACCCGACGGCCAACCTCGACACCGACGCCGCCGTGGGGCTCGTGCCGGCCGACGGCGTCTACGCGGGCTGGCTGACCCGGCCCTCGGGCGCGCGGCTGGCCGCGGCCGTCTCCATCGGGACGAACCCGACGTTCGACGGCGTCCGCCGCCAGGTCGAGGCGTACTGCCTGCCTGGCCAGCCCGGAGCCGGCCCGGACGACGTCCTGGACCTGTACGGCGAGCGCGTCGACCTCGACGTCGTGGCCCACCTGCGGCCGACGCTGCGCTTCGAGGGCGTCGGACCGCTCGTGGAGCAGATGGAGCGCGACGTCGCCCGCTGCCGCGCCCTGCTGCTGGGCTGA